A DNA window from Paenibacillus sp. HWE-109 contains the following coding sequences:
- a CDS encoding cache domain-containing sensor histidine kinase: MKIWRRLLPNTLKIRLILAYITLLMVPLCFAIFYLFQHFESIRQKDMMDQMSERMQQVHVSLTDMMAFAYKANIMLSQDESLIQIMDDPEKYDPFDRKKVIESKMFGINNSFFFHQTELYFRFIDRKGNVYTSYAPNGQLTNRLKELQDWRNALQSGSHPYRWTADDWNDVNGSQGSKLLSLYTILDDQLRGNYGLARISINIQEWFRSTLKDSPANKDLTIFSGQGEIVLQSKETAFSSVMMQRIMSAQAKEGHFEDERASSLVNYSYLEELDWYVVSQMPLSELQQEIQRLRLIAFLFLSILVIAFVLVTIFLSARMTGPLYVLERSMEEASDKKLNVKITIGKGATDEVRSLGESFNRMIDDVVVLINKLKLEERQKQAVRFQMLLSQMNPHFLLNTLNTVKWMARKEKQEAIAGICTSLGSILEASLGSDIELVSLKEEIKLLRSYESIQSFRFRDHFTIQYEMDESVHYALVPKLSLQPLVENSIVHGFDEAKGCCAIWVRAKAEGNSLILEVEDNGVGMEVASRRPVRRSGHGIGLSNLRERLQLLFKREGSIEFISSAEGTLVRIQLPLLIATPYSQEGEGGHVDGFASGR, from the coding sequence ATGAAAATATGGCGCCGCTTGCTGCCGAACACTTTGAAGATCAGGCTTATCCTAGCTTACATTACCCTCCTGATGGTTCCTTTGTGCTTCGCTATTTTTTATTTGTTTCAGCATTTTGAATCCATTCGCCAGAAGGACATGATGGACCAAATGTCCGAGCGTATGCAGCAGGTTCATGTATCCTTGACGGATATGATGGCATTCGCCTATAAAGCGAACATCATGTTGAGCCAGGACGAGAGTTTGATCCAGATTATGGACGATCCGGAGAAGTATGATCCCTTTGACCGTAAGAAAGTGATCGAAAGCAAAATGTTTGGGATCAATAACAGCTTTTTCTTCCATCAGACGGAGCTGTATTTCCGTTTTATCGACCGTAAAGGCAATGTATACACGTCCTATGCCCCCAATGGTCAGTTGACCAATCGGTTGAAAGAATTGCAAGATTGGCGGAATGCGCTGCAAAGCGGGTCCCATCCCTATCGCTGGACGGCCGATGATTGGAATGATGTGAACGGGAGCCAAGGGAGCAAGCTCCTGAGCCTGTACACCATTCTGGATGACCAGCTGCGGGGAAATTACGGACTGGCGCGCATCAGCATCAACATTCAAGAATGGTTCCGCAGCACGTTAAAGGATAGCCCGGCCAACAAGGATCTGACCATCTTTTCCGGTCAAGGAGAGATCGTTCTGCAAAGCAAGGAAACAGCTTTCAGCAGCGTTATGATGCAAAGGATCATGTCCGCACAGGCGAAGGAAGGACATTTCGAGGATGAACGCGCCTCGTCCCTTGTCAATTACAGCTATCTGGAGGAATTGGACTGGTATGTGGTCAGTCAAATGCCTTTAAGCGAGCTGCAGCAGGAGATTCAGCGATTAAGGCTGATCGCTTTCCTCTTTCTGAGCATTCTGGTCATCGCCTTCGTACTGGTGACTATCTTCCTCTCGGCTCGCATGACGGGACCGCTGTATGTCCTGGAACGGAGCATGGAGGAAGCTTCGGATAAGAAGCTGAATGTCAAAATTACCATTGGCAAGGGTGCAACGGATGAAGTGCGCTCCCTTGGCGAAAGCTTCAACCGGATGATTGATGATGTCGTCGTGCTCATAAACAAGCTTAAGCTGGAGGAACGGCAAAAGCAGGCGGTTCGATTCCAAATGCTGCTTTCCCAAATGAACCCGCATTTTCTGTTGAACACCTTGAACACAGTCAAATGGATGGCCAGAAAAGAAAAGCAGGAAGCGATCGCAGGCATCTGCACCTCTTTGGGGTCCATTCTGGAGGCAAGTTTGGGTTCAGATATTGAGCTGGTTAGTCTCAAAGAAGAAATAAAACTATTGCGCTCCTACGAATCCATACAGTCATTTCGCTTCAGGGATCATTTCACCATCCAATATGAGATGGATGAATCGGTTCATTATGCTCTGGTTCCCAAGCTTAGCCTCCAGCCTCTGGTGGAGAATTCCATCGTCCATGGCTTTGATGAAGCCAAAGGCTGCTGCGCCATCTGGGTCAGAGCCAAGGCGGAAGGAAATTCACTTATTCTGGAGGTGGAAGATAACGGCGTCGGCATGGAAGTGGCTTCCCGCAGGCCAGTACGGCGAAGCGGACACGGGATCGGACTAAGCAACCTGAGAGAAAGGCTGCAGCTGCTTTTTAAGCGGGAGGGCTCCATAGAATTTATATCCAGCGCGGAAGGGACCCTGGTCCGGATCCAGCTGCCATTGTTGATTGCAACGCCTTATTCACAGGAAGGAGAGGGTGGACATGTGGACGGTTTTGCTAGTGGAAGATGA
- a CDS encoding helix-turn-helix domain-containing protein translates to MWTVLLVEDEGFVREALRETVDWESHGFRVAGEAGNGKEALAAILELKPDVVIADIVMPGMDGIELLKETRKAGIRSRFIMLTAMSHFDYVRDALQYGAFNYLLKLSLNDEVLLENLARIKGEMLEELRGAGEALYPLYHRTWSGIRGIGATGHEDPAGTVAAAEKFRRLWLDVIAVLSGAVPADADQMGIRTEEYLLVQSFYEGGQTTFFCWSFQIKADHARWNKPKRAAGLAAGSRLARLSQDWLLALNQLNGEWYGDAASQVKERHKLPSIAELEAELIRCFEERNETKCAEVAIHIWDVMESSSFSHMEVKMLASHLLNILAMLAGRKFEDHEGIDSAISHESLLAYVLQTIRELIRHLKEEHVSFTDHPEVNRVIQYMLEHYKENIRVTDLAKLVAINVDYLSTVFGKKTGLTPIAYLQNIRIEQAKRLLLHAKLSVEEIAFQTGFADDAYFIKVFKRMVGQTPSSFRRENNI, encoded by the coding sequence ATGTGGACGGTTTTGCTAGTGGAAGATGAAGGTTTTGTCAGGGAGGCACTCAGGGAAACGGTAGATTGGGAAAGTCACGGCTTTCGTGTTGCGGGTGAGGCGGGTAACGGAAAGGAGGCTTTGGCAGCTATCCTGGAGCTTAAGCCTGATGTCGTAATTGCCGATATTGTCATGCCGGGCATGGACGGGATTGAACTGCTGAAGGAAACACGGAAGGCGGGAATCCGCAGCCGGTTTATTATGCTGACGGCCATGAGCCACTTTGATTACGTTCGGGACGCCCTTCAATACGGTGCCTTCAACTATCTGTTGAAGCTGTCTTTAAACGATGAGGTGCTGTTGGAAAATCTGGCGCGGATCAAGGGGGAAATGCTTGAAGAACTTCGAGGTGCTGGAGAGGCTCTGTATCCTCTTTACCACCGTACTTGGTCGGGCATTCGGGGAATAGGTGCAACGGGACATGAGGATCCGGCTGGAACGGTTGCGGCGGCGGAGAAATTCCGCAGGCTGTGGCTTGATGTGATTGCCGTGCTGAGCGGAGCTGTACCTGCTGACGCCGATCAGATGGGTATTCGGACGGAAGAGTATCTCTTGGTCCAATCCTTCTATGAAGGGGGACAGACAACCTTCTTTTGCTGGAGCTTTCAGATAAAGGCAGACCATGCCCGCTGGAACAAGCCGAAACGTGCGGCCGGACTGGCTGCCGGCAGCAGATTGGCTCGTCTATCTCAGGATTGGCTGCTGGCGCTGAATCAGTTGAACGGCGAGTGGTACGGCGATGCAGCTAGCCAGGTGAAGGAAAGGCACAAATTGCCATCCATCGCGGAGCTGGAAGCCGAACTGATCCGCTGCTTTGAAGAACGTAATGAAACCAAATGCGCCGAAGTGGCCATACATATATGGGATGTTATGGAATCATCTTCATTTTCCCATATGGAAGTTAAAATGCTGGCCTCCCATCTTCTTAATATCCTGGCCATGCTGGCAGGACGCAAATTCGAGGATCATGAGGGAATCGATTCAGCCATAAGCCATGAATCGTTGCTGGCATATGTGCTGCAAACTATAAGGGAGCTTATCCGTCATCTGAAGGAGGAACATGTCAGCTTTACGGACCATCCCGAGGTGAACAGGGTGATTCAATATATGCTGGAGCATTACAAGGAAAATATCCGGGTTACGGATTTAGCCAAGCTGGTAGCCATCAATGTGGACTACTTAAGCACCGTGTTCGGCAAGAAGACCGGACTGACGCCTATCGCTTATTTGCAGAATATCCGGATCGAACAGGCGAAACGCTTGCTGCTGCACGCCAAGCTAAGTGTGGAGGAGATCGCCTTTCAAACGGGCTTTGCCGACGATGCTTATTTCATCAAGGTTTTCAAGCGCATGGTTGGACAAACGCCGAGTTCGTTCAGAAGAGAGAACAATATCTAA
- a CDS encoding ABC transporter substrate-binding protein gives MRNRKWMRAGMAALIAIPLALTGCGAQGGSNQAEGTSSPSAGSSAAPSTVPNKNPIKLTMWGGVPPENGPQAVVDNWNKLNPDIQVEYVRFVNDDAGNLKLDTALISSQPVDMYMNYDFSLYEKRIKAGNALDLSKFTDYNVDDKMGIGASLWKVDGKYNGVPTQKGLSFVWLNKDMLDAKGLKVPTDWGMDEFRDYANKLKGDKVWGAAQSDYYFNVPINGSMLKGSLLLTKPDGTSAFDSPLTVKALQVYSDMMFKDKSIMPHTEQITSKPALDQMFVKGETAMIFSTNQIFRTTNNVKDYPRTFKVAAAPAPKINKDQTDYLNAGGLGDVLSINPRTKNPEAAWKFIKWYSDSGMLPMAAGGRVPSSKDFPVDEAIALMFKGVENTYDIDSIKRVMFGSLPLGLSRLDKKTGIEQQVIYDKVFTQKLTPEEGAKELARVHNENLQAAKK, from the coding sequence ATGAGAAACAGAAAATGGATGAGAGCAGGGATGGCAGCGCTGATAGCTATACCCTTGGCACTTACCGGCTGCGGTGCACAGGGTGGCAGCAACCAAGCGGAGGGAACGTCTTCCCCTTCCGCAGGCTCGAGCGCAGCGCCTAGTACTGTGCCCAATAAGAATCCGATCAAGCTTACGATGTGGGGAGGCGTGCCGCCCGAGAATGGGCCTCAAGCTGTTGTGGACAACTGGAATAAGCTAAATCCGGATATCCAGGTAGAGTATGTGCGGTTCGTTAATGATGATGCTGGAAATCTAAAGCTGGATACGGCGCTCATTTCCAGCCAGCCTGTGGACATGTACATGAACTATGATTTCAGCCTCTACGAGAAGCGGATCAAAGCAGGCAACGCTCTTGATCTGAGCAAGTTCACGGACTACAATGTGGACGACAAAATGGGTATAGGCGCCTCCTTGTGGAAAGTGGATGGTAAGTATAATGGTGTTCCCACTCAGAAAGGCTTGTCCTTTGTCTGGTTGAACAAGGATATGCTGGATGCCAAGGGTCTTAAGGTTCCTACGGACTGGGGTATGGACGAATTCAGGGATTACGCCAACAAGTTGAAGGGAGACAAGGTATGGGGAGCGGCGCAATCTGATTATTATTTCAATGTGCCCATCAATGGCTCCATGCTGAAGGGAAGTCTGCTGCTGACGAAACCGGACGGCACCTCAGCTTTCGATAGTCCGCTGACAGTAAAGGCGCTTCAAGTGTATTCGGACATGATGTTCAAGGATAAGAGCATCATGCCCCATACGGAGCAAATCACCTCGAAGCCGGCTCTGGACCAGATGTTTGTGAAGGGAGAAACAGCCATGATCTTCTCCACCAATCAGATTTTCAGGACCACTAATAATGTGAAGGATTATCCCCGCACGTTCAAAGTGGCAGCAGCGCCGGCTCCGAAGATAAACAAGGATCAGACCGACTACCTTAATGCAGGCGGATTGGGCGATGTGCTCTCCATTAATCCCCGCACCAAGAATCCGGAAGCAGCCTGGAAATTTATCAAGTGGTATTCGGATAGTGGGATGCTGCCAATGGCGGCAGGCGGAAGAGTGCCATCATCCAAGGACTTTCCTGTCGATGAGGCTATCGCCCTGATGTTCAAAGGCGTGGAGAATACCTATGACATTGATTCCATCAAGCGGGTTATGTTCGGCAGCCTTCCGCTCGGATTAAGCCGTTTGGACAAGAAAACGGGAATCGAACAGCAGGTCATCTATGACAAGGTTTTCACTCAGAAGCTGACTCCCGAAGAAGGGGCGAAGGAACTGGCGCGTGTGCATAACGAGAACTTGCAAGCGGCCAAAAAATAG
- a CDS encoding carbohydrate ABC transporter permease → MKRQRLLGYVFIAPNLIGMMIFMLIPALFSFYLMFTDWVFASGESPHFIGLDNFKMMVRDDLFAVSVKNTLLVLIPVPISIILGFLIAVMLNNRVYLQKTLRAFFFAPYFTSGIAIAFVWMVLFQPANGPINAFLRSVGIAEPPKWFASPDTAMYAVLIMMIAGGIGYNMIIYLAALQEISPEQLEAAKMDGATFGQLLRLIILPLVSPTTLFLMITGCIGSIKGFGMIYAITQGGPANSTTVFSIFAYKKAFNFYEMGYASAVSWSMFLLILGISLIQWAGQKKWVHY, encoded by the coding sequence ATGAAAAGGCAGAGGTTGCTTGGCTATGTATTCATCGCCCCTAATCTTATTGGCATGATGATTTTCATGCTGATTCCAGCCCTGTTTTCCTTTTATTTGATGTTTACAGATTGGGTATTCGCTAGCGGGGAATCCCCGCATTTTATCGGATTGGACAATTTCAAGATGATGGTGAGAGACGATTTGTTTGCTGTATCGGTCAAGAACACGCTATTGGTGTTAATCCCTGTACCGATTTCAATTATTCTGGGTTTTCTGATCGCAGTCATGTTAAATAATCGCGTCTATCTCCAGAAGACGCTGCGGGCTTTCTTCTTTGCCCCCTATTTTACAAGTGGCATTGCAATTGCGTTCGTCTGGATGGTGCTGTTCCAGCCTGCAAACGGTCCCATTAATGCCTTCTTAAGATCCGTCGGCATAGCGGAGCCTCCCAAATGGTTCGCTTCTCCCGATACAGCGATGTATGCGGTGCTCATTATGATGATCGCAGGCGGCATCGGTTATAACATGATTATTTATTTAGCTGCCCTTCAGGAAATATCCCCGGAGCAGCTGGAAGCCGCCAAGATGGATGGAGCGACGTTCGGGCAATTGCTGCGTCTCATTATTTTACCATTGGTCAGTCCGACGACGCTTTTCCTGATGATTACCGGTTGTATCGGCTCCATCAAGGGCTTTGGCATGATCTATGCCATTACCCAGGGGGGGCCTGCTAATAGTACGACGGTATTTTCCATTTTCGCATACAAGAAAGCCTTCAACTTTTATGAAATGGGGTATGCATCGGCCGTTTCGTGGAGCATGTTTCTGCTTATCCTAGGCATTTCGCTTATTCAGTGGGCAGGTCAGAAAAAATGGGTCCATTATTAG
- a CDS encoding carbohydrate ABC transporter permease: protein MNARSTRIIKGRLGKGLNTIIMALFSLLLLLPMIWMISTSFKKPKDVFTYPIQWIPFDPVLINHIKVWTTGDGFLLFYLNSLKISVFLMIGAPLLAALAAYGFSRIEFKGRNAIFLLYLCLMMIPQQVLFVPKFIMFEWMHIYNTHWALILPGLFTVFGVFMIRQFFMSIPHEISEAAFIDGAGHFRIFLQLFLPLSKPVLATFAIIDFTWTWNDYENALIFLLDKKLYTVPLGMQNFMLEAGVDYNLMMAAATAGVVPLLIVFFLGQKYIIQGFSSSAVKG, encoded by the coding sequence ATGAATGCAAGAAGTACCAGAATAATCAAGGGACGGCTGGGCAAAGGCTTGAACACGATCATCATGGCTCTTTTCAGCTTGCTTTTGCTTTTGCCAATGATCTGGATGATCAGCACCTCGTTTAAGAAACCTAAGGACGTCTTCACCTACCCGATCCAGTGGATTCCGTTTGACCCGGTGTTAATCAATCACATCAAGGTCTGGACCACTGGAGACGGATTTCTCCTCTTTTATCTAAACTCTCTGAAGATATCGGTGTTTCTGATGATTGGAGCGCCGCTGCTTGCCGCATTGGCCGCATATGGGTTCAGTCGTATTGAGTTTAAGGGCAGAAACGCTATTTTTCTGTTGTATTTATGTCTGATGATGATTCCGCAGCAAGTGCTGTTTGTTCCTAAATTCATCATGTTTGAATGGATGCATATTTACAATACTCATTGGGCGCTGATTCTCCCGGGCTTGTTTACGGTATTCGGCGTATTCATGATCCGGCAATTTTTCATGAGTATTCCGCATGAAATATCCGAGGCTGCCTTCATTGACGGGGCAGGACATTTCCGAATTTTCTTGCAATTGTTCCTGCCGCTCTCCAAACCTGTGCTAGCCACCTTCGCGATCATTGATTTTACATGGACGTGGAACGATTATGAGAATGCGCTAATTTTCCTGCTGGACAAGAAGCTTTACACGGTTCCGCTTGGCATGCAGAACTTCATGCTGGAAGCCGGCGTAGACTACAACTTGATGATGGCTGCCGCCACAGCAGGCGTCGTGCCTCTGCTCATCGTATTTTTCTTGGGTCAGAAGTATATTATTCAAGGCTTTTCAAGCTCGGCGGTTAAGGGATGA
- a CDS encoding cohesin domain-containing protein: MIKKLGVILLAICLSGIWNGIGQWHTDRVYAAEETASVQEAVMNTGQPALAAADFNYVISDFEQGNDAWNFSLGDTPAVQGSFNVIEAVYSYQGSHSGQLLADFSKRPAGSPYVLIKKEMEDLDITQFAFWVKTADLKSVRIRTTDSTGQTFQQRITLQGTSDWQQVVVSQMGAKSFTYWNGANDGIWHKPAKDISIFFDRFDIKNGALTAAVLVDQITAQVTVPPKDFDHVISDFEHENDEWLFSFGDTAAVKSSYKAIQSAESYKGNYMGQLLADFSKSPAGSPYASIKKTVDDLDIEQLALWVKTANLKSVRIRTTDATGQTFEQRPTLQNTSDWQQIVLSQMGSKSFTHWNGANDGIWHEPAGTITILFDRFDIKNGGLTASLLVDQITAQLGSWLPELKIQQTVLGNVFLDHEPNTFIVRSGRPILNWIAYDIYGARVASGSERTNAGEARITVPFSKLGYFTLEVSAEQPGSEPLVRNTAYAVVSSALPSGNGNSPFGVSTHMGWTASGWSKELSKLIRYMGASYVRDGMEWTSIEKEKGVYAFAPTPDDYMKKLAENDIKMLLVAAFNNPYYDNNGTPFTDAGRRGLAEYAKAYVGRYKDQLIGINVYNEFNGGFGKRGNSPANSQPDYYFKLMKETYNVVKPAYPDVPVVGIVSGGVDLNWIEGVLKGVGQGEDKNAGLKYLDAVSVQTYMDPNAPDEVFAKLEDLKTLIRKYNDGKLVPIWVTEFGSPTHQSAKGVDEKTQANYLPRGFVKGLELGLERMNWYDFMNDGLKADYNEDNFGLVRHKDDPIGAYTPKPAYASYAAMSRQLDGAVFEREEPFSAPIKSNLFSKAGEALRVVWASEETQAVIETGNMVEVTDFMGNTEMYTPHNGKIYMTLTGEPVYIKGVISRIVKDDTFAVFGEQGAVGDQHPFTLTAKNESEPKFAITAQMEDSSYPLVALQGQMSALSLVVGETREGFRSVAIHLLDEAGNKIGKLQHEVVTGMPNKVTVRPVMQQTEEPYGQMLNVDIANFRKAAGLTVNRITWRIGGQSGVELVNTNVLPGSKQLFSIPLSPIALGGDQPTSIRVEFAEQEPYVYEGNLSFNPVYQGAIALNNHIEPEIVALAPTIDLSQGKPVLLSGHSGNIGVSGQAWLHYDQDHLYLTAKIKDDVHAAAASGANIWNNDGIQFALSPGIPGESLGWYEYGVSDTPDGPQIYRWTTMGGLPAGQVHNGEAVVTRDEEQKLTIYKLALPWSELTPIQPMLGDVMSFSLLVNENDGNGRKGWVEWGSGIGNEKRPSLFRSMQFQTGRTLKEGVVLSGPTSVNIGQALDLTYSLVNVTSSVYAKSVTVHYDPALLQYAGVESMLEKFTVVGSTYGAGEIKILEAGLNSPVTGSVNLLKLHFRTLADSPAVTTSVYVTDVLASDQFGHEITLNTGPAFSVQLVVDITALHTAIAEADADILAAAAINRNLGDHLYGHYPNASIEALKGAVATARAAAANSDASQAAVDLAKRKMEDALSTFHASINSIMRLGDLGVMAARYGESATPAPNSLWHEIAMYDFDKDGVLGINDLSHLARNMIN; this comes from the coding sequence ATGATAAAAAAGTTGGGTGTAATCCTTCTCGCAATTTGTTTGTCAGGCATTTGGAACGGCATTGGACAATGGCATACGGACCGCGTGTATGCAGCTGAAGAAACCGCATCTGTACAAGAAGCAGTCATGAATACGGGACAACCAGCTCTTGCAGCAGCGGATTTTAACTACGTAATCAGTGATTTTGAGCAAGGGAATGATGCGTGGAATTTTAGTCTCGGCGATACGCCTGCTGTACAGGGAAGCTTCAATGTAATCGAAGCGGTTTATAGTTACCAAGGGAGCCATTCGGGGCAATTGCTAGCGGATTTCAGTAAAAGACCAGCGGGCTCGCCGTATGTGTTAATTAAAAAAGAGATGGAAGATCTAGACATTACCCAATTTGCGTTCTGGGTCAAAACCGCGGATCTGAAGTCTGTACGTATACGAACAACGGATTCGACGGGACAGACGTTCCAGCAGCGAATTACTCTGCAAGGCACATCCGATTGGCAGCAGGTAGTCGTCAGTCAAATGGGGGCGAAGTCGTTTACGTACTGGAACGGCGCCAATGACGGGATATGGCATAAGCCAGCCAAGGACATATCGATATTTTTCGATCGCTTTGACATTAAGAATGGCGCGTTGACGGCTGCTGTGCTGGTAGACCAGATAACAGCTCAAGTAACGGTTCCGCCGAAGGATTTTGATCATGTAATCAGCGACTTTGAGCATGAAAATGATGAATGGCTCTTTAGCTTCGGCGATACGGCCGCCGTCAAGAGCAGCTATAAGGCGATTCAGTCAGCTGAAAGCTATAAAGGGAACTACATGGGGCAATTATTAGCAGATTTCAGCAAAAGCCCTGCGGGTTCGCCATATGCGTCTATAAAAAAGACGGTGGATGACCTGGACATCGAACAACTTGCCCTCTGGGTCAAAACCGCGAATTTGAAGTCCGTACGCATACGAACAACAGACGCAACAGGGCAAACGTTTGAACAGCGACCTACTTTGCAAAATACATCCGATTGGCAGCAGATCGTACTCAGTCAAATGGGATCGAAGTCGTTTACGCACTGGAACGGTGCCAACGACGGGATATGGCATGAGCCGGCCGGTACCATAACGATACTCTTCGACCGTTTTGACATTAAGAATGGCGGGTTAACAGCCTCTCTGCTGGTTGATCAGATTACGGCTCAGCTTGGCAGCTGGCTGCCAGAGCTGAAAATTCAACAAACCGTACTTGGCAATGTTTTTCTGGATCATGAGCCAAATACTTTTATTGTAAGATCCGGAAGGCCGATACTAAATTGGATCGCTTATGATATTTATGGCGCGAGAGTCGCTTCAGGAAGCGAGAGGACGAACGCCGGGGAGGCCCGGATAACAGTACCTTTCAGCAAATTGGGCTATTTTACGCTGGAAGTTTCTGCTGAGCAGCCTGGTAGTGAACCGCTAGTCCGAAATACAGCTTACGCGGTCGTTTCTTCTGCTTTGCCGTCCGGTAATGGCAACTCGCCATTTGGCGTCAGCACGCATATGGGTTGGACTGCCTCTGGCTGGAGTAAAGAACTAAGTAAGCTTATTCGATACATGGGGGCATCGTATGTCAGGGATGGCATGGAATGGACCAGCATCGAGAAAGAAAAGGGTGTCTATGCCTTTGCTCCTACACCGGACGACTATATGAAAAAGCTTGCGGAGAATGATATAAAGATGCTCTTAGTAGCGGCATTCAATAATCCGTACTATGATAACAATGGCACGCCCTTCACGGATGCGGGAAGAAGGGGGCTTGCCGAATACGCCAAGGCCTATGTGGGGCGTTACAAGGATCAACTTATCGGGATCAACGTATACAATGAATTCAATGGCGGGTTTGGCAAAAGGGGCAACAGCCCTGCCAATTCACAGCCGGACTATTACTTCAAGTTGATGAAAGAGACCTATAATGTAGTCAAGCCGGCGTACCCCGATGTGCCGGTTGTAGGCATCGTCTCCGGTGGTGTTGACTTGAACTGGATTGAAGGCGTACTGAAGGGCGTGGGACAAGGCGAGGATAAAAACGCCGGCCTCAAATATCTGGATGCGGTGTCCGTTCAGACGTATATGGATCCGAACGCTCCTGACGAGGTATTCGCCAAACTGGAAGATCTGAAAACCTTGATTAGGAAATACAATGACGGCAAGCTTGTACCCATCTGGGTGACCGAATTCGGCTCGCCGACACATCAATCCGCCAAAGGGGTCGACGAGAAGACGCAGGCCAATTATTTACCGCGCGGATTTGTTAAGGGACTGGAACTCGGACTTGAACGGATGAACTGGTATGATTTCATGAATGACGGACTTAAAGCTGATTATAATGAAGACAACTTCGGTTTGGTCCGGCATAAAGATGACCCGATAGGGGCTTATACACCAAAGCCTGCCTATGCGAGCTATGCTGCTATGAGCAGGCAACTGGATGGCGCTGTTTTCGAAAGGGAGGAGCCATTCAGCGCCCCGATTAAAAGTAATTTGTTCTCGAAAGCCGGCGAAGCTCTCAGAGTCGTCTGGGCATCGGAGGAAACCCAAGCCGTGATTGAAACGGGCAACATGGTGGAAGTTACGGATTTTATGGGCAACACAGAGATGTACACACCGCATAATGGCAAGATCTATATGACGCTGACAGGAGAACCTGTTTATATCAAAGGAGTCATAAGCCGGATCGTGAAGGACGACACTTTTGCTGTCTTCGGGGAGCAAGGGGCTGTAGGCGATCAGCATCCGTTCACATTGACAGCGAAAAACGAGAGTGAACCTAAGTTCGCTATAACAGCGCAGATGGAGGACAGCAGCTATCCACTTGTAGCTTTGCAAGGACAAATGTCAGCGCTTTCCCTTGTAGTTGGCGAGACGCGGGAAGGCTTCCGTTCGGTAGCGATTCACTTATTGGACGAAGCAGGCAACAAGATAGGCAAGCTGCAGCATGAGGTTGTTACAGGGATGCCGAACAAGGTTACTGTCAGACCTGTGATGCAGCAGACTGAAGAGCCATACGGTCAGATGTTGAATGTGGATATTGCAAACTTTAGAAAGGCCGCAGGTCTTACTGTTAACCGTATAACCTGGCGGATTGGAGGACAGTCGGGCGTAGAACTTGTCAACACGAATGTGCTCCCGGGAAGTAAACAGCTATTCAGCATCCCGCTTAGCCCGATCGCTCTTGGAGGGGATCAGCCGACATCCATCCGCGTCGAGTTTGCTGAGCAGGAGCCTTATGTGTATGAAGGTAATCTCAGCTTTAATCCGGTCTATCAGGGGGCGATTGCGCTCAATAACCACATAGAGCCGGAAATTGTCGCATTAGCGCCTACCATCGATTTGTCACAGGGCAAGCCTGTCCTGCTCTCCGGTCATAGCGGAAATATTGGAGTGAGCGGACAAGCCTGGCTCCACTATGATCAGGATCATTTGTATCTGACCGCAAAAATTAAGGATGATGTTCATGCGGCGGCGGCATCCGGGGCTAATATATGGAATAATGACGGCATTCAGTTTGCTTTGTCCCCTGGAATTCCTGGTGAAAGTCTGGGTTGGTATGAGTACGGTGTTTCGGATACGCCTGATGGTCCGCAAATATATCGCTGGACAACGATGGGTGGATTGCCGGCAGGGCAGGTGCATAATGGCGAAGCCGTGGTAACAAGGGATGAGGAGCAGAAGCTGACGATCTATAAGCTTGCTTTGCCATGGTCGGAGTTGACGCCGATTCAGCCCATGCTCGGAGATGTTATGAGCTTCTCTCTGCTCGTGAATGAGAATGACGGCAACGGAAGAAAAGGCTGGGTGGAATGGGGCTCCGGAATTGGCAATGAGAAGAGGCCAAGTCTGTTCCGGTCCATGCAGTTCCAGACGGGCAGAACTTTAAAGGAAGGCGTTGTATTGTCCGGACCGACTTCCGTAAACATCGGGCAAGCGCTGGACTTGACATACAGTCTGGTTAACGTCACATCAAGCGTATATGCGAAATCGGTGACTGTTCATTACGATCCAGCGCTGCTTCAATATGCCGGGGTGGAATCCATGCTTGAGAAATTTACGGTTGTCGGCTCTACGTATGGTGCAGGAGAAATTAAAATTTTGGAAGCGGGTCTAAATTCTCCTGTCACAGGATCAGTGAACCTGCTCAAGCTGCACTTCCGAACTTTGGCCGATTCGCCAGCGGTGACAACCAGTGTCTATGTCACGGACGTTCTCGCCTCCGACCAGTTCGGACACGAAATAACGCTCAACACCGGTCCAGCATTTAGTGTACAACTGGTCGTTGACATAACGGCGCTGCATACAGCGATTGCCGAAGCGGATGCTGATATCCTTGCAGCTGCAGCGATTAACAGGAACTTGGGCGATCATCTCTACGGCCATTATCCCAATGCTTCTATCGAAGCTTTGAAGGGTGCTGTTGCAACTGCAAGAGCAGCGGCCGCCAATTCCGACGCCAGTCAGGCGGCAGTCGATTTGGCCAAGCGGAAGATGGAAGATGCGCTCAGCACGTTCCATGCGTCAATTAATTCGATCATGAGGCTTGGCGATTTGGGCGTCATGGCGGCACGTTACGGTGAATCAGCAACTCCAGCGCCTAACAGCCTTTGGCACGAAATTGCCATGTATGATTTCGACAAAGACGGAGTGCTGGGCATTAACGACCTTTCGCATCTGGCGAGAAATATGATCAACTAA